The following are encoded in a window of Anopheles stephensi strain Indian chromosome X, UCI_ANSTEP_V1.0, whole genome shotgun sequence genomic DNA:
- the LOC118509245 gene encoding uncharacterized protein LOC118509245, with protein sequence METTNKEDMWCEDTYEEVGTNQVPTIQFPNIPNLQIIKIIGEPQLNSTNNNNNLAVDMQPCNSSCHANTEKCADRAIQPDEICGNEQTNKRAKLSSEAEIAELRAKVDRLEKENKYLKDLIDNKLDILIRNSARHREAVEELVAVSCPRQGLLSRNEFELAKLNTKEELDTFEQSISTDPSFKENVVRYLQRQITVADVDSRLHEALDLLFTRPFFATIRWTGKSKPGSTKIELRKCEGILLLLKEIGSNARVLATPKYVADFLKIRLKHAPSRANLSPTKHTSLHKKEINSLIIKYLSCRRPPT encoded by the exons ATGGAAACGACAAATAAGGAGGACATGTGGTGTGAGGACACCTACGAAGAAGTTGGTACAAACCAAGTTCCAACCATTCAGTTTCCAAATA TTCCAAACCTccaaataatcaaaataataGGGGAACCACAGCTCAATTCCacgaacaataataataacctTGCAGTCGACATGCAGCCATGTA ATTCTTCTTGTCATGCCAACACCGAGAAATGCGCGGATCGAGCAATCCAACCAGATGAAATTTGCGGCAATGAACAAA CTAACAAAAGAGCAAAATTGTCTTCAGAAGCAGAGATTGCGGAGCTTAGAGCCAAAGTGGATCGGttagagaaagaaaataagtATTTAAAGGATCTTATAGACAATAAACTTGATATACTTATTAGAAATTCAGCCCGGCATCGAGAAGCCGTAGAGGAGTTAGTCGCTGTAAGTTGTCCTAGGCAAGGTCTACTTTCTAGGAACGAATTTGAGCTAGCCAAGCTTAATACAAAAGAAGAATTAGATACCTTTGAGCAATCGATTAGCACTGACCCATCATTTAAAGAAAATGTAGTTAGGTATTTGCAGAGGCAAATAACAGTCGCAGATGTAGACAGTCGATTACATGAAGCGCTTGATTTACTTTTTACTCGACCATTTTTTGCCACAATCAGGTGGACTGGAAAAAGTAAGCCGGGATCAACGAAGATAGAGTTAAGGAAGTGTGAAGGCATACTTCTTCTGTTAAAAGAAATAGGAAGTAATGCGAGAGTTTTAGCAACTCCCAAATACGttgcagattttttaaaaattcgtCTTAAGCACGCTCCGTCTCGAGCTAACCTTTCTCCTACCAAACACACTTCTCTTcataaaaaagaaattaattcattaatcATTAAGTACTTATCATGTAGACGACCACCGACATAa
- the LOC118517602 gene encoding uncharacterized protein LOC118517602: MSDIKRARKSGRFYRRSNKFKALNPSVEIGQEATQAETCPQSLPLDLFEDESTVPPIGINEPQIEEEDEPLVDYMFSDNDDEDDDSFLKNDNALTLDKLSVVDGIRYWALSTNATHKSIDMVLKLFRKVNVKVPATAKTLLQTKRDASSEIMEIGGGQFWYHGIKKSLCNYYR; the protein is encoded by the exons atgtcggaTATAAAACGTGCACGGAAAAGTGGAAGATTTTACCGGCGGTCGAACAAGTTTAAGGCGCTGAATCCATCAGTTGAAATTGGACAAGAAGCGACACAAGCTGAAACAT GCCCCCAATCGTTACCTTTAGATCTATTTGAAGATGAATCTACAGTACCACCAATCGGTATAAATGAACCCCAAATTGAGGAAGAAGATGAACCATTGGTAGATTACATGTTTTCTgacaatgatgatgaggatgacgatagttttttgaaaaatgacAATGCTCTAACGCTGGATAAGTTGTCCGTAGTAGACGGAATTCGATATTGGGCATTGTCAACAAATGCCACGCATAAGTCCATTGACATGGTGTTAAAGTTATTCCGAAAGGTTAATGTAAAAGTCCCTGCAACTGCTAAAACCTTGCTGCAAACGAAACGCGACGCATCGTCAGAAATAATGGAAATTGGAGGAGGACAATTTTGGTACCATGGCATTAAAAAGAGTTTGTGTAATTACTACCGGTAA